One Bemisia tabaci chromosome 4, PGI_BMITA_v3 genomic window, gcctccactttgagagcttttttgagctttggagttgatatTCGAGCAgaacagtggcaccatcgcaTTTCTCGTAAAAGTTTACATAGAAGCCAGTACTTAAATCACaagttcctcacacatgcaagagctaCATTTCGCTTGGATTCTTGATTCTAAAGCCTACTCTGTACAAGCGCGGTTCCCGGAACTTCGGAGGTTGCTCCCGAAACTTTTTACAATTCAGCAACAACTTATTCCACGAAATCCTAGTTTGTTGAACTAATTCGCTCAAAATTCCTGCGGATCGCGCTGATGTGGACGAGGTCTAAGAAATTTAGACCCTCGGgcttgtcaaaaacattttgaagcctctccccctcccccaccacaaaaaaaattagataactggacgtatttctatcaaacggacctaagcgccatagggcgaggaagggagaggggggcttggattggcggcggaatcgggcgtctggcttattccgtcctatactcgcaatgcttttccatggcgcttaggtccgtttgacagaacgcgctatccgggattctaaattcctcaaaaggaactcaaattggcgcttagttccgtttgatagaaatacgtccaacagAACTGTACTACAACTCATGCTAAAAATTCTCCTATTTGGTTTCCTCCATTTCAGCTCACTTCCAGGGTGAATTCAATTTGTCCTGCAATGCAGAATGCGTTCACGCGAACGGACACAAGGTGTGTTCATGCTTCAACTCCAGCCTGGATAAAAACGAAGACACCTCTCTTGCCAATCACAGCTCAACTACAGACAGTTCAAACTCAGGAATGTACTTGATATTTCTGGAGTCTGGAGGTGATTCGAATCGACCCTCCACCGGGCAACTCTCGAGCCACGAGATTCCCCCCGAAGAAGACCCAGATCGTCCTGCGGTTGCGGGCTAGGAAGCATTTTCAGCGCTCTTTTCGGGAGCAGAAGTCGAAGGAGACTTACCAACTCCCAGCGAGGTCAGTTTGGATCTCGTGGTAGCCACTCTGCAGGGAGTCGCAGAAGCGAGAACAATCCACCTCCACCTCTACCTTTGCCTTGGAGAAACCCGCACCAGCGATGGGTGGGCACGGGTGGACATGGAGCTGAATCTCCTGATGCGGTCCTCGGTACTGCGTTTTCAACCCCTGGTGTATCACCCTCACGGCGCTCACCCTAGGCCGCATCCGCGGGGGAAACGAacttcagcgggccgattattgcaATTGTGTATTTGTCGGGCGGACGTTATAATATAATTATAGTTAAACGGTGGTTCGTGTTTGGTCGGCTATGCTTTATCGCTGCTTTGTattgcctttgtcaggtggaatagacgacatactgtcgggaactgcggggcgattattgaaatttcttgtttgtcgggacgacatagatgacataggttaaaaggcggagcgtgattggtcggctatgtcttatcgctgctttatcgtgcctttgtcagatggaatgatcgacatactgtcagaaacttaagaggtgccgttagcttgtcaatcattccacctgacaaaggcatgataaagcagcgataagacatagccgaccaatcacgctccgccttttaacctatgtcatctatgtcgtcccgacaaacaagaaatttcaataatcgccccgctgaggtacctttagcttgtcgtgaatttcacctgacaaaggcacgacaaagcagcgataaggcatagccgaccaatcacgctccgccgtTTAACCTATGTCCGccagacaaacacaaaatttcaataatcggcccgcagtactaccgtgctatggaaaaacgccgtgtgaacctttgTCCGTTGCGAAGTTTACTTTGAGtatttacgaattttcaggagaacACGTGAATGTTTaccgtttaatttttcagagaattttctttgcagttGTATCTAAATCatcagaaaattccaaaatatcgACGTATGTGTGTTCGGGGGTCAATCGAAAGAGGAAAATGCCTCTAAGCCATATCtattgtgctaaggaaaaacgccgtataagtccTCAGGCGTTCCCAAATTTTCTATGATGAAATGCGgaattcctggaaaacttgtgaatatttttctcccaattttttacaagatctCACTCAGAAATTAATCTACAgtatcttaaaatttaaatagaaGATATTcgtaactctcctcaaaaatcaacatttcattgggggaaattcggcaactctggaatgttcatacgacgtttttccacgGCACGGTAGAGTAGTACTCTTCCAGTATGAAACAAAACGCAAGGAAATGGGAAACCGAGGCTAAACACAAACAGAATGCCTGGGACGTTTcagggtggtttcaaccccctagaaacaaaaatgtaaaaataaaaatagtaaatgtcatttttttccttgttaccTTCAATGTGAGTCTGAAGggcttttgatttttatttttgtttccggGTCGAGAAGGGGGTTGAAACCATCGCGAAACGTCTCAGGCGTTCTGtttgtttttagttttgattTTCCAATTTGTGTGTGTTTTATTTCGTCAAATCATTCCAACTATTTGCGTGTATCATTTTTATTCAGTATGTAAGTAGAATGATGTATgtctgcccgatgatttgtgggaggatcgattccgatggcgatttggagtcgcagagcgctctagtgcgctgaggtagcggcttgatatgtatgtatgtaagtaGAATATTAGTAGATGCTCTAAGAGGCTGCGTAAGTCGGATTCTTTGAGCTCTCTGAATTGGTTAATGTGTTGTGTTTGAAAATATCATTCTTCTACAGTATGAGGACTAAAGCTATGTTGAAACGAAATACACCGCGGAGATACTTAGCTGCAGCGTAACTTCATAACAATACTCAGATAATGGTGTGTGGTGACATTCACAGTACCAGCTATGAAGTTCCCAGTTTTGATAATCATTTCTACGTAGCGTCTTAAGGTTTTACCCACTCTACGATCCTCTCCCATTTATTTTCCTCGGTTTTACTGAAATAATGTGATCGAACTTTGCAGTAAAAACTTGTTTGTGCATTTGTTTTTTcgggcaattttttttgtctgtgacatcattcttaaaaaaaagtaatgataAAATAAGTAGTTGTGCCCATTGATGAGTTTTTCTAATTCAAAAACCTATTTTCCAAACGCTCTCGTGACTATGCAAGTGAGTAATTTTCTCATGTCTTATGAtatatttcgattttttattattttttaaggtcAAATATGTAATTTAACTTTTTGCCCAATGAACAAAATGagattcatcattttttacccatttttaaagcagctttaaaatatgcattattttcatgaatttctctAAATATAGATACTGATtttaggaaaaaagaaaaaaattgagatgaatGTCTCAATGTAATTTTGTATATGCCACTTTCTTTTTATTGAAACTACCAACATTACGATTCAAAACATGCCTCACATCATAAATTACCAATTTTGGAAGCTTCGGGACTGTTTCTTTAttcttagaaaaaaatattaatttttatcctACACAGATGGATGCAATTTAACTTTTATCAAATGAGACCTTCAATCGATTTCGTATCGGATATGAAAAAGTCAGACtggaaaatggaaaatgctTGTTGGACTTTTGTCCCTGCATCATaaggattaaaaataatgaaatgtactAATAGTGGTATGGGTAGACTTTTAATATACAACACCTACACACAAATCAAAATGATGGAAATAGTATGAGAATTAGATTTATCATAATCTTTGATACATATGGCACAACAATCAACAACTGTACAAAGCCATGCGAGTCAAATGTGGAGGCTAGAGAAGTACACACAAGAAGTAATTGCACAAATAATATAACTTACACGATGTGTACTGTGCATCTATATGAATACCAGCGAGTTCCTTTTTACTAATATTTGAGaagatgaaatatttttcatagaaaaagtACCTATTTAATTCTCTAACTACGTAAGTGTCATGATTTGTCCATTTAAATTGGATGGTTTATGAGTTGTTCTATGCTAAAACAACATCTGAATGATTCAATTCAGACTTTTAGGTTCGTTTCTTTCTTTCATGAAAGTCAGGGTAAACTTTGTTATGAGATTGAAAAAAATCTCCTGGCACCGGTAAATTGGAAATGGTTATTAGATAATAATAAATCTATAAAATGCTCGACATGTTATACTTTTGCTCTCAAAATCGTCCAAAATTGTGAGAATTTTCTAAGTAGGGATACCTGCAAAATGCGAGGTGTATTTCACCTTGATGTACCTTGCATTAATATCACATCATCATTTTCATTGCAGCATATTGCCGGAATAAGATTTAACTTCACAACCTTTATTGGCACAACCATTGACTAAATCACTCGCAAGTTTTTATCAGAAGGGACCTCCcattgaaatctcaaaatccgattttttgacAGGGCTTTTTACGACTAATCGAATTCAGAACTATAACCAACTCAATGCTCTCCGAGCGACTTTCTTTGTTTCTACTAAATGCAATTGCGATTTTTCAAGCtggcaaaactgtttttcctccatttaaattcattgatAATACTGATTTTAGGACCTCCTCaaggatcgattgttttacacacgattaaattgaggaaaaccagtgttgtcaacttgcaagaatcgtcACTGGCTGAACCAGTGGTGAAGTATGACAGACCGATTATCGATTCCCCATTTGcaggtatggtaaagaatcgattattagggtgtttcGTTGCAGACagtctgtttatcgatcctttaccacaggtttaaatgcgAGATCAATTGATTTATTGCAAACCATCACGCCacacagtggctcgagtcaatgggagaggtcggacaaaatttgaaaactttggaCGCATAtcactccgtttatacaaaattttgaggttctttaAGTGGATCCatttgtttcctcgtgaaattttcttctaacagcaccccttgaactttacaatgtgacgaaataaacatcaatattCGCATTTTTATCAATACTTTCACGTCAGACTCTAATGGACTCGATCCGTTGTGCGCCACTAGGCTGAACTCAGTccaagtggactacattttgcaattcggaaccatAACCTCTAGGTcgtctgtaaaaacacgtacgcctacaaggaaactaatggcgcatacgttgtttctaaactgagccagatattatagtttctaattgcatAATGTGGTCCAAGtcaatgcattttgcaatttggaagtataaattctggctcttctggaaagacacttatgtgcatagggaaactattggcacatatgttgtttaaaccgggctagaatttatagttccaaattgcaaaatgtagtctaagtGATCTTTCCCGCACCATCCATTCCCAAAACAATTCAAGTTCCATTTTTCGTCACATCGATTTCAATCTGCTCCGGAGCCACCTGAGGCGGCTCCCTCATCCTCTCTCCCTGGGGCAGGAACCCCCTTTCAATCTCGTAGAGCGTCTTCCCCTGGGTCTCAGGCAGAATCCACACCGCAAACGCGACAGCTACCGCGGAAGGGACGGCCCAGGCGAGGAGCAACCCCCACATCTGGAGCCCTTCGAGCATGATGTAGTAGATCTTGATGAAGAGGAACATGAACCCGGAGCCGATGACGAAGGCCGCCCCGGTCATGGCGCCGCGCACCTCCAACGGGAACATCTCGCCGGACATGAGCCACGGCAGTGACGTCACCCCGATGGCGCCCGCTCCGATGTTGAGGATCATGAGCGCGATCGGGACCCACTCGTGGGGCTTGGACCCGGGCGCCGCCTCCCGGTAGACGTAGGAGTAGAGCCCCGTCCCCAGCAGGGATATCGTCATCAGAAGGGCGGAGAGGGCTGTCGCCAATCTACGACTCACGGAACCTGTCGCAAATAAAGAGTCGAGGATTAGATGTACAGATGTGAACAGGGAAAACGTCTGGGTTTTCTTTAAGGTGAGAATATGGACACAGGCAAACCCAGAGGCAgtgtaaccaatgtaaaatataaTAGGCTTCGCTTAGTATGTATTGTAGGCCTTCCGGCTATTCGCCTGTCTCGGATAGTTCCTCTttgtaaaatcaaataaattcttaattcaaccaaaaaaaaaaaaaaaaaacccagaggCAGGGGACTCTCCATTGCTATTTTGGCAATggccagggtggcatgaaacgcaaggaaaaaatgagggattggaaatttcagtgaaatattttatgaaagattggaaagtTTAGtgtaatatttcatgaaaaattggaaatttcagtgaaatatttcatgaaatttcaagaggctatttcatacttttcaggggctagagtatgcaactcgcactcaaacatacataaaaaaaaagaaagtcacAGTTTTTACATTTTGCTAACATGAAAAGAAACCGGTGTTTTTCAATATATACTcctcataaatttctgaaattttgtgaaatatttcacgtgaaaattcaagattttatttttcatgaaattttgccaccctggcgATAGTGGAAGCTTTTGCTTCCgtgactccaacattcaactagTAACTAACCTACCTACTGAGTGGATGTTGAACAATGTGTTGAGTATTTCATGTTgggtgcacggaaaaaaaatatttgctaaaatggcaaaaaaaatttcaaatcaaaatttctgGCATAACAACATTCTCAATTTGAAAGGTACAgtcaggtactattttagatttttaaccattttcatttttattcatccaattgaggatggctgaattttcagccgaaacgttgtAGTCTTATGTGTGaacttttagccttgttacccgcttttttaattgttttttattgtataaaAAGAGGCCCGATTACATCGCTCCTATCCTTGGCTATTTTACTAACGTAGTCTTTGAAgtaccactacaaataagacagacggaaccaatacaacgtggaaatagagcaagggaaaggtcgcgcgttgatgaaggcgcagtgatacaactattcgtacttaatggatgtccgtgttgtatctgcaaaattgaaggcgctcgggCGTGAGGTGTGAGCTCGCGACGCTCCGAATGCCAATGTCGAATGTTCTTGGCTGCTAATGAACTGTCACTCCggttcgggagaaaagtttcaaaaaaccaAACCCAAAAATGtatctcctatcttcggctgtgttgatattagatttttttttcaatttgatgtcttattcttttttcaagttgtatttgtagacctacaaCTCAAGTTCGGATGCACCGGCCTCATAAAACCTGCGGGCACATGTTGTCAGCGATCCTTGGGTCAGGTTGACCCGGCTTGGGGATCTAGGGTTAAATATCATTATGATGCAAAATCTCAGCACCTATGTCGTTTTTTGTAACTAGACTAACTAAATAAGTAAActaattttaatcaattaccatgCACTAAGCAAAGTATTGGTTCAAAAaacatttcacaaaaaaactatCGGACAAACTAGAAAATGGACCACAAAAACTTTGGATCAAACAAAATTGGGTAAAGAGTCTGGCCACCCTGATAATGACTAACAAAAAGGATCTACCaacctttttttctgtttatgcttcagaaaatttttaaaaaaacaaagaagttCGAACAAGGCTTAAGGAGTCAGTTTGTATTGAAAAGAatgttctttgaaaaattggattgacACTTAGGTGTGCTCAAACGGAACTGCACTCGATGGAAAAGGATAAAAGCTTGATCAAGACCACATACCTATGAAATAAATACCAGCGGTAGCATTTACTATTACTCTGATAACAGACAATAGTATTGAGGCAGCAAGTGGGTCGTAACTTGTACCCAAAGCCGCGATGAACTCCACTGTGTAGGCCATTATATCATAAGCCCCTGAAGCGGTTGCTAAAAAGTGATATATGGACAGTATCAGAAACGGTTTCCAAACGGTTGGCTGCAGAAAAATGCGGAACTCGAACTTTTCAGTCTTCTCTTGGGTGGACAGTTTTAACAGATCTACCTGGAGACAAAAATGTGGTTAAAAGCATTCATAGATCTCAGAGATGGCAATAAAGACGTCTGCGGGCAGATCGTTGA contains:
- the LOC109036579 gene encoding facilitated trehalose transporter Tret1, which encodes MTVEDDKGEEEEKTSWRCWLRTLFAGSGAMLAFVFTGMVEAQSAVLLPQLKDKDSRIPVTPEEETWIASLGILTSPISAIISGPIVDMIGRKKGLQFFYVNIGVGFGIIACATEVWHLYVGRIICAFAVGLEVVAVVYLAEICTKKQRSAIFSVMFTLAATGVLLTYVVGGYLPWNIASGIFSLACFAYLIIQSLAPESPAWLFKTGRIEASIRSLQRLGRSNSGVLREVDLLKLSTQEKTEKFEFRIFLQPTVWKPFLILSIYHFLATASGAYDIMAYTVEFIAALGTSYDPLAASILLSVIRVIVNATAGIYFIGSVSRRLATALSALLMTISLLGTGLYSYVYREAAPGSKPHEWVPIALMILNIGAGAIGVTSLPWLMSGEMFPLEVRGAMTGAAFVIGSGFMFLFIKIYYIMLEGLQMWGLLLAWAVPSAVAVAFAVWILPETQGKTLYEIERGFLPQGERMREPPQVAPEQIEIDVTKNGT
- the LOC109036595 gene encoding uncharacterized protein, translated to MSLKWMFLVIYWSRIAASEDQRIHLMDISMICLNFTSSTDITICPQEKEISSKILHGFPLEPVILLKDEFDARKIHGIIRRLFVSLIGAHFQGEFNLSCNAECVHANGHKVCSCFNSSLDKNEDTSLANHSSTTDSSNSGMYLIFLESGGDSNRPSTGQLSSHEIPPEEDPDRPAVAG